A stretch of DNA from Allomeiothermus silvanus DSM 9946:
TCCGGATCTGCGCGAAAAAGAACGGGAGATCCTGCTGGCCGAGGAAGCCGGGCGCAAACGCGAGTACGAGGTTTTTCAGGAACTCCGGGAAGAGTTAAGCGGCCAGGCCGAGCGGGTGCGCGAGGCGGCCTTGGTGCTGGCGGAGCTGGATGTGTATGCGACGCTGGCCGAGGTGGCTGCCCGGCATGGCTATACCCGACCCCGTTTCAGCCCCGATCGTCTGTTCATTCGGGCAGGGCGGCACCCGGTGGTGGAGAGACACCTCGAGGGTAGGTTCATCGCTAACGACCTCGAGATGGGCCCTGAGGCCCGGCTGCTGATCCTTACCGGCCCCAACATGAGCGGTAAGTCCACCTACTTGCGCCAGACTGCGCTCATCGCTCTCCTGGGTCAGATCGGTTCTTTCGTGCCCGCCGAGGAAGCCGTACTGCCCATTTTTGACCGCATCTATACCCGTATTGGGGCTGCCGACGATATTGCGGGGGGGCGCAGCACCTTTATGGTGGAGATGGAAGAACTCGCTCAGATCCTCCAGGGGGCCACCGCCAGAAGCCTGGTCTTGCTCGATGAGATCGGGCGGGGAACCAGCACCTATGACGGTCTCAGCCTGGCTTGGGCGGCCAGCGAGTACCTGCATGACCGCATAAAGGCCCTAACCCTCTTTGCCACCCACTACTTCGAACTCACTGCCCTCCCCGAAACCCTCCCCGCAGCCCGCAACTATCATGTAGCTGCCCGGGAGGAGGTTGGGGGGTTGGTTTTTTATCACCAGGTGTTGCCGGGTCCAGCTTCTAAGAGTTATGGCCTCGAGGTGGCCCGCCTGGCCGGGTTGCCGCCCGAGGTTTTGGGGCGGGCCGGACAACTGTTGGCGGGGCTCGAGGCCCGCCGGGACGACTGGAGCCAAGCCCTCGCGGAGGAACTGCTGGCCCTCGACCTCACCCGCCTCACCCCCCTGGAGGCCTTGCTCAAGCTCCAACAACTGCGGGAGAGACTCTACCCGGTGATGGTTTCAGAAGCCGCGGACTAGATACCTGGACTGGGCTAGGTGTGCCCCGTTGCGCCGGCTTTTAGATTGCCAAGGAACTCGAACTAGACATGATCCGCAAGCTACCTCCTGAGCTCGTGCGAGAGATCGCCGCCGGTGAAGTAGTCACCGGGATCGCCGACGTGGTGCGGGAGCTGCTGGAAAACGCGCTGGACGCCGGGGCTAGTCGCATCCAGGTCGAACTCGAGGAGGGTGGTCTATCCCGGATTGTGGTCAGCGACAACGGTTTGGGCATTCCCAAAGACGAGCTGCCTCTGGCGGTGGAGGCCCACGCCAGCAGCAAACTCTTTGACCTGGCCCGCATCACCACCCTGGGGTTTCGTGGTGAGGGATTGTACGCGATCCGTCAGGCCGGACGTCTCAGGATCACCTCGAGACCCCCCGGCCAACTGGGCGGAGCTACCCTAGAAGCCTTGGGCGATAGCATAACGCTTAGCGAACACCCCGCTCCTGCGGGAACCCGGGTAGAGGTGGTGCGCTTGTTCGAGCACCTTCCGGCGCGGCGACAAAGCCTCGAGTCCCCGGCCCAGGAGGCGCGCAAGGTGGCCCATCTTCTTTCCCGTTACCTACTCCACCACCCTAGGCTTTGGCTCAAGCTCGTCGTGGATGGGGAAGAGCAGCTCACCCACGCGGGCGGGAGCTTTTCCGACGCGGCCCGGTTGGTGTGGGGCAGCGTGACCGCCAACCGCCTGCTCAGCCTGGAGTTCGCCCAGGCCCCCTACCGGCTCTCGGGGCTGCTCTCCCGCCCCGAACTCTCGCGGCCTCGGCGGGACCGGCTTTTCCTGGCCATCAACGGGCGACCCGTGGAGTGGCCAGAGAACCTCGCCAAGACCCTCCTGGAAGCCTACCGCGAGCTCCTTCCGGTGGGGCAGTACCCGGTGGGCGTGTTAAACCTCGAGCTTCCACCCGAAAGCGTGCTGGTAAACACTGCCCCAGACAAGTCCCGCCCCCGGTTGTTGCAGCCTGAACCGGTGCTGGATTTCCTGGCCCGAGCGGTGCAGGGTTTGCTCTCGGCTCACCCCCTAGCCCGAACCCTCCCCGAGCCCAGCCCCCCGTTTGGTCCGGCCCCAACTTCGGGCGCTTTCCCGAAGCTTCGCTACCTGGGGGTTTTCCGCGAACTATACCTGCTGGCCGAGGCCGATGACCAGCTGTACGTGGTGGACCAGCATGCCGCCCACGAGCGGGTGATTTACGAGGAACTCGTGCGCCGCTACCGCGAGGAACCCCACGTCGAACTGGCCCACCCCGAACTGCTCACCCTGAGCGTGGATGAGGAGATGAACTACGCCGAACGCTCGGGTGAACTCGAGGCCGCTGGGTTGGTACTCGAACCCTTCGGCTCGGGGCGCTACCGGGTGCGCACTATTCCGGCCTTCCTGGCCGCTCACCCCAACCTGGTCGGTGAGGTCGCTAAGGGAGCCCTGAGGGGCCCTGGTTTTGTGGAGGCGTGGCGCACCGTGCTGGCCCGGCTGGCTTGCTTGCCCGCGATCAAGGCTGGACACCCGCTTTCCCAGGTCTCGGCCCAGGCCCTCCTGGATCGACTGGCGGCCTGTGAGCTACCCTGGGTCTGCCCGCACGGGCGACCCACTGCCCTGGTCCTAAGCGAACTCGAGCTGGCCCGGCGTTTCGGGCGGCGGGGTACTCGGGCCGTACCCGTTCGCAAAAGCGAATAGCCCTATGCCTGATGCCCTGCCCAACTTGCCTGCCCGGATGCTAGGCTTGGGGGAATGAGCCGCGAGACCCTGGCCCGACTCCTGATCACCTGCCCCGACCGCCCCGGCATCGTGGCGGCGGTGTCGACTTTTCTCTTCAACCACGGAGCTAATATCACCGATTTGCAGCAGCACTCCACCGACCCCGAGGGAGGCACCTTCTTTATGCGCCTCGAGTTCCAGACCCCCCACCTCGACGTCTCGCGCGGGGTGCTCGAGCGAGCCTTTGCTGAGGCCGTGGCCGAGCGCTTCGCGATGGAGTGGCGCTTCGCCTATGCTGAAGAGCCTAAGAAGATGGCGCTCTTGGTCTCCAGGTATGATCACGCCCTCTTGGAGGTGCTGTGGCGCTGGAGCCGGGGCGAACTCCCTGCCAAGGTTAGTATGGTCATTTCTAACCACCCCGACCTGGAGCCTGCCGTGCGGGCTTTTGGCTTGCCCTACCATCACGTTCCGGTGAGCAAGGAAAATAAAGCCGAGGCTGAGGCGAGCATCCTGGAGTTGCTTGAAGGCCAGGCCGATCTGGTGGTGCTGGCTCGCTATATGCAGATCCTCTCCGCCGATTTCGTCTCCCGCTTCCCCCACCGCATCATCAACATCCACCATTCCTTTCTCCCAGCTTTCGTAGGTGCTTCCCCCTACCGCCAGGCCTACGAGCGGGGAGTCAAGCTCATCGGGGCCACTGCCCATTACGTCACCGAGGAACTTGACCAGGGGCCAATCATCGAGCAGGACGTGGCTCGGGTATCGCACCGACACTCCGTGGAGGATTTGGTGGAACTGGGGCGGGACCTCGAGCGCCAGGTCCTGGCCCGCGCGGTACGCTGGCACCTGGAGGACCGCATCATCGTGCATGGGAATAAGACCGTAGTGTTCAGTTGAGGCTGATGGCTAGGGGCATTTCTTCATGAGAACTCCACAGATAAGCCCTAAGCTTTTGTTAGCGCCTTCATACGGGGTTAACTCCGAACTCCCAGACTGAAGGCTAGGAGGTTAGGAAATGTCGCTAAAAGCATCCTCGGTAGCTTTGGTCGCGGTGGCCGCCCTCTCGGGCGGGGTGTTGTGGTGGGGGATCAGCAGCAGCCAGACCCAAGCTCCTCAGGCACAGACCCAAATTCAGGCGCAGGCCCAGACCGCCCAGGACCAACGCGCCTTGCTCGAGAACGAGCGCAACACCGTAGATCTGGTGCAGCGTTTTGGGAACGGGGTGGTGTATGTGGCGGTGCGCTCGGTTCCGCAAGCCCAATCGCAGCGCTTACCCTTTCCTGGCTTTGACTTCTTTTTTGGCCAGCCGCGGCCCCGGGAGGGCTTGGGTTCGGGCTTCGTGATCGATAAAGAAGGGTATATCCTGACCAACTTCCACGTGGTTCAAGGGAGCAACCCCCAGATTACGGTTCGTTTCCACAACGACCCCAAACCATACAAAGCCACCGTGGTCGGTACTGCCGAGCCGCTGGACTTGGCCCTGATTCGGGTGCAAGGCGTGCCGGCACAACGCCTGGTCCCGCTGGTCCTGGGGAACTCCGATCAGGTGCTGGTAGGACAAAAGGCCATCGCTATGGGGAACCCCTTCGGCCTGGAGTTCACCGTCACCGAAGGGGTGGTATCGGCGGTGCGGCAGAACCGGGGTGCGGTTGCCGGTGCGGTGGGGGACTCTTCGGGCTTGGTGCCCACCATCATCCAGACCGACGCCGCCATCAACCCTGGCAACTCGGGGGGGCCGCTCCTCAACTCGAGGGGTGAGGTTATCGGGATCAACACCGCCATCCTGAGCCCTTCTGGGGCCGTGATCGGCGAAGGGCAGTTTGCTGGGGTCGGCTTCGCTATTCCCATCAACTTGGCTAAGCAATATCTTCCCGATCTGAAAGCGGGAAAGAAACTCGATGCTGCCGAGATTTCCCGTCGCCAGCCGCGTATAGGGGTTACGGTTGCTACCTTGAGCAACTACCCCGATGCCATCATCCAGCGCAACCGCCTGCCCGAGCAGGGCTTGATGATCATGAGCGTAGAGCCGAACAGCCCTGCGGCCAAAGCAGGTCTGCGAGCTGCGACCCGCAGCGTAACCTTGCAGCTACAGACCGGTGAGACGGTAGATCTGGGCATTAACGGGGACGTGATCATCGAGGCTGACGACCAGCCTATCCAGGATATCTTCGACCTTCGGGCGGTGCTCAACTCCAAGCCTGGGCAGCCGGTAAATCTCAAGATCTGGCGTGACGGCAAAGAGGTCACCCTCCAGGTCACTCCCCAGGTCCAACAGCGCTGAGGCTGAAGGGCGCCCTTTGGATTGGCCCAAGCCCTCTGATCCGAGAAGCTGGCTTTATCGCGTTTTACCCCACACGGCCAACCGGGCCGTGTGGGGTATTCGTGGGCACCGCTCTACACGTCCCAGTAGTCGTCCGGGTAAGCCAGACCAACAGCCTCCGCGAAGGCTTGCAGTCCCAGGCGGTCCGGGGCCTCGAGCTGATAACGGAAATTCCACAAATAGTGCTGCATCAAGGGCTGGGGAACGCCGAGCCGTCGGGCCTCGGCCAGCGAAACGGTCTCCAGATTACCCAGCCCCTTCTGCCGGGCGGCCCGCAGCTTGCGCACCACCGCAGGTGGGGGGGGTTCGTCCTTGCGGGTGGCCCAGACGGCGAATACGAAGGGCAGCCGGGTACGCTCGTACCATTTCATGGAAAGATCCGTGACCTGCACCCCGCCCACCTGCCAGGGCACTTGGTGCACTGACTCAGGCAGGGCCGGGAGCAACCCGGCGTAGGTCTGGATGGCTCGGTCCCCGATCAGCAATACGCCGTCATAGCGCTCCAGAAGCTCGAGCCCCCCTGCTTCCGACGTGTATTCTACGCGTAATCCATCGGCCTCGAGCAGATAGCGCAGCAACCTCACCGAGGTCGCGCTCTCGGTGGTCAGCGCGACCCGTTTGAGCCGGTCCCAGGGAACCTTGTGGAACAGATTCACCGAGTACACCGGCCCCAGATCAGCGACCGAGAAATCCGGCAGGGGTCTGAGCCGGTCGGCGTTCGCTAGGTAAAAATAGGACGAGACCAGCGAGAGGTCCACGCTGCCCTCGAGCAGCCATTGGTTCAGCTCGGTGGGCACGCCGTAGCGAAACTGTAGCTCCTCGCTCTCCTGCAGAAAGTGGTAAAGCGGCGAGGTGTTGGCGTAGCGCGGAACCCCTAGCACGTAACTCATCGACTACCGCTACTTTGGCCTGAGGGGATGGGGGTTTAGGCCTTGGCCCCCTGGTTGGCGGATCTCGAGACCTTCACCTGCTCGCGCTGCAGGGCTGGGGTAGGCTGCGCCCAGACCTTGACCACGTTATATACCGCGTCGCGCTCAATGGGGGTGCGGCCCGCCGCCTGGATGAAAGCTGCTAGCGCCTCTTTGCTGAGGCCCTGCGGAGTGGGGCTTCCCGCCGCGTGGACGATGCGCTCTTCGATCAGGGTGCCGTCTACGTCGGTCACACCCCAGTCCAGCGAGACCTGGCTCACTTCGGGGGTCAGGGTGGCCCAATACCCCTTGATATGGGGGATGTTGTCGAGGTAGATACGGGCTACGGCCAGGTTGCGTAAGTCGTCGACCCCGGTGGTGAACTCGTGCTTGCCGAGTTCGGCAGCGAGGCGGTTTCCGTCGGGTTGAAAGGCCAATGGGATAAAGCTCATGAAGCCCTTTGCTCCTTTGGCCAGCGACTCATCCTGCAACTCGCGCAGGCGATTCATATGGTCAAGCCGCTCCTCCAGGGTCTCGATGTGCCCGTAGAGCATGGTGGCGTTGGTGGGGATTCCCAGTTCGTGGGCGGTGCGGTGCACCTCCAGCCACCCTTCGGCCTTTACCTTGGCCCGGGCGATCTGGGTGCGTACCCGTTCGGAGAAGATCTCCGCCCCACCTCCTGGCATCGCATCCAGCCCGGCTTCTTTGAGCGCGGTAAGCACCTCGCGGTAGTTCATCTTGGCGATCTTGCTGAAGTGGTGGATCTCCGCGGCGGTCCAGGCTTTGACCTGGACACCGGGGAAGTTCTTCTTGAGCGCTGAGACCAGCTCGAGGTAGTAGCTGAAGGGCTTCTTGGGGTGGTGGCCGGAGGAGATATGGATCTCGGTGAGGCCGGGCTGGTACTTGCTCCGCACCCACTCGATGGCTTCGTCTACTTCCCAGTCCCAGACCCCCTCCTCGCCGAACTTGCGCTGGAAGGCGCAGAAGGTGCAGCCCACGTAACAGATGTTGGTCTGCGAGAAGCGCAAGGAGTGCACGAAGTAGGTGTCCTGGCCGTGTTTGCGCTCGCGCACCAGATTCGCCAGGCGCATCAGGCTAGGGATATCCGGGGTGCGGTAGAGCACCATGCCCTCGTCGAAGGAGAGCCGTTCGCCGGCCTCAACCTTTTCTACGATGGGCAGCAGGGCGGGATCGCGAACCCATTTCATCAGCCCAATCCTAACACCTGCCTTATGTGAAGCTTGGAACTTGGGCTACAGGAAGAACCACGATGGGCCAAGGGCTAAAACACTTGGGTACTAGCCAGCTAAGCAGGTTCGAAGGAATTCGCCCGCGGTATCTAGCTCGTTTGGCCTTTGAAGGGCTAACGGTAACTTTTATGGAATATAGGCCGGGGTTGGAAGGCCGGTTGAGGCCCGCTCGAGCAGGGTTGGCTCGAAGCGGATAGCCCTGGGCGTACCTCGGTAGCCGTGGATGCGCTCCATCAGCATCCGGGCAGCCTGAGCGCCCATCGCCTCCACCGGCTGGGTGAGGCTCGAGAGCCCCCGGGTGGCCGTCCAAGGCTGCCCGTCGAAGCCCAACACCCGCACGTCCTGGCCGATACGTAAGCTGTGAGCCTCGGCCTCCTCGAGCACCCCCAACGCGATTAGGTCAGCCCCGGCGAAGATGTTGTAGGGTGGCTCGGCCTGAGCCATGAAGTGCTGTAGGGCCAGCCGGCCCCCCTCGGCGGAAAAGCGCGTCTTGAACACCTGCCCGCTCCTCAAGGGCCGCCCGGCCTCGGCAGCAGCGTCGCAAAAGCCCTCGAGCCGCTCGGCGAACACCGTCTGTGAGAGGGCCAGGTCGATCTCCTCCTCGACCTTGATGGCATAAAGCCCTCCGGGAAAGCGCGCCAGGTACTCCGCCGCCAGGTGGCCCCCCAACCGGTTATCCATATACACTGAGTCGTAGCGGGGACTTTTGGCATCTACCAGCACCACCGGACGGTCGGTAGGGAGTTGTCCGCCCGGATATAGCTCCGATAGGTCGAACGAGGCCATAATCAGCCCGTCGGTTTGGTAGGCCAGGGTGTGGCTTTTGAGATAGCGCTCGAGCCGGCTTTGCGAAAGCAGCGGGAATACCGCCACATCGTAGCGCTCCTCCAGCAGCACCCCCTCAATGCCTTCCAGGAGCCGGGTGTAGAACTCGGTTGCCACGAAGGGCAGCATGATCGAGACCGTATAGCTCTTGCCCCCAGCTACCCGCCGGGCGTGGGGGTTGGGGCTATAGCCCAGGTTTTCCATCGCTGCCAGCACCCTCGAGCGGGTCTCTTCCCGCACCGAAGGATGGTTGTTAAGCACCCGGCTCACCGTACCGATGCCCACTTCGGCCATACGGGCCACTTCGTGAATGGTGGGCTTGCGTTTATGTACCACCTTGACCTCCGCCCCCTCACAGGGATATACGCTCAGTGGGACCCTCGGGTTGCACAACGCCTTGGATCTTCCAACGATTTTACCCTAGGCCGCGCCCTATAGGGGCATGGTTTTCAGGCTTTTATCACCACCCTCGGACTAGCCTCAGTAGAGCTTTGGGATCAGCCGAGAACTTTGGCCACCTTTTGAGATGCAAGTTGACGCAGTCCCTGCGTTAGCAGTGGTTCAGGATCACATCCCGAGCCCCGCCGCCCTCTTGCGGCTGCGGGAGGCATCTTCTCCCAACACCGTGTCTCGTTTAGCGATTCTCTACCTCCCAGTCTCCCCGCCACAGGGCATAGGCGGTCTCCTCCCGTGGCTCCCCGCCATTCTTGCGTACCACCCTCCGTCGCATCCGCAAGCCCTGCCAGCCGCTCACCGCCTCCGGCAGGGGGAGCCCTTCCAGGTGCCATATCCCCGAACCTGGTGCTGGATGCTGGCAAAGGCCCACTGGATCAGTTCTTGAGCTTTGCCGGGTTCTCTTTGACGCTGAACAGATACCCCCCTGGCGGTCGCTAAAGCGAGCCCTCTTTTGCTCCACCACCGAGGCCGCATCCCCCACAGTACCCAGTCCACCCCCAGCCCCAAGACCAGCGCCTCTTCCCCTCGCCGCAAGGCCTTGAGTACCTCCTGGCCCCAGTAAGGCCTTTTGCAAGGGTTCTGGGTCCTTGCTCAAGGACCAAAAGGGGCGGTAGAGGGTGGCTTGCCCGGGTAGTTGGCGCTCACCCCGGACGATCCCCTCTTGGGACGGGCTAGCGCCCGTACACCGAGCGGGTACGGATGTGCCGTTTCGAACCCACCACCATCAAGCGGATCAGCAGCAGGTCCTGCCAGCGATGCTGGATCTTCAGGTATTCGCGGGCCGCAAAGGAGAGGGAATGGAAGCAGTTTTCATATGGCTTTATGATAAAAGCCTGTTATGACGCTAAATCTTTAGAGGGAGAAAGGCCTTGGACTTCTTACTGGTGCTAGGAGCTTATCTAATTGGTTCGCTGGTGTTTGGGATCATCGCGGGGAGGTTGCGCGGCATTGACTTGGCCAAGCGCGATATGCCTGGGGCTTCGGGGGCATTCCGCCAGTTCGGGGCTATCTGGGGATTTTCTGTCGCACTGGCCGATATTGCCAAGGGGGTTGGGGTCGGCTACCTGACCCATTTCGCCTCCAGTCCCTGGACCCCGGTGCTGATGGGAGCAGCGCTAGTGGCGGGACACCTCTGGCCGATCTACTTCCGTTTTCGCGGGGGGGGTGGGATTGCCCCTACCGTAGGGTTTTTCCTGTGGCTTCACCCCGGCTTGACCACGCTGGGTATCGCCATCGGGTTGGCGGTAGCTGGGATTTACTGGCAGCTTTAC
This window harbors:
- the mutL gene encoding DNA mismatch repair endonuclease MutL yields the protein MIRKLPPELVREIAAGEVVTGIADVVRELLENALDAGASRIQVELEEGGLSRIVVSDNGLGIPKDELPLAVEAHASSKLFDLARITTLGFRGEGLYAIRQAGRLRITSRPPGQLGGATLEALGDSITLSEHPAPAGTRVEVVRLFEHLPARRQSLESPAQEARKVAHLLSRYLLHHPRLWLKLVVDGEEQLTHAGGSFSDAARLVWGSVTANRLLSLEFAQAPYRLSGLLSRPELSRPRRDRLFLAINGRPVEWPENLAKTLLEAYRELLPVGQYPVGVLNLELPPESVLVNTAPDKSRPRLLQPEPVLDFLARAVQGLLSAHPLARTLPEPSPPFGPAPTSGAFPKLRYLGVFRELYLLAEADDQLYVVDQHAAHERVIYEELVRRYREEPHVELAHPELLTLSVDEEMNYAERSGELEAAGLVLEPFGSGRYRVRTIPAFLAAHPNLVGEVAKGALRGPGFVEAWRTVLARLACLPAIKAGHPLSQVSAQALLDRLAACELPWVCPHGRPTALVLSELELARRFGRRGTRAVPVRKSE
- a CDS encoding glycerol-3-phosphate acyltransferase gives rise to the protein MDFLLVLGAYLIGSLVFGIIAGRLRGIDLAKRDMPGASGAFRQFGAIWGFSVALADIAKGVGVGYLTHFASSPWTPVLMGAALVAGHLWPIYFRFRGGGGIAPTVGFFLWLHPGLTTLGIAIGLAVAGIYWQLYWRKHRRGWYPIPVGAVVGYIFGLVVLWNQPSFWALLAISVLVAVRGLRMVRSG
- the purU gene encoding formyltetrahydrofolate deformylase, with the translated sequence MSRETLARLLITCPDRPGIVAAVSTFLFNHGANITDLQQHSTDPEGGTFFMRLEFQTPHLDVSRGVLERAFAEAVAERFAMEWRFAYAEEPKKMALLVSRYDHALLEVLWRWSRGELPAKVSMVISNHPDLEPAVRAFGLPYHHVPVSKENKAEAEASILELLEGQADLVVLARYMQILSADFVSRFPHRIINIHHSFLPAFVGASPYRQAYERGVKLIGATAHYVTEELDQGPIIEQDVARVSHRHSVEDLVELGRDLERQVLARAVRWHLEDRIIVHGNKTVVFS
- the mqnE gene encoding aminofutalosine synthase MqnE, with product MKWVRDPALLPIVEKVEAGERLSFDEGMVLYRTPDIPSLMRLANLVRERKHGQDTYFVHSLRFSQTNICYVGCTFCAFQRKFGEEGVWDWEVDEAIEWVRSKYQPGLTEIHISSGHHPKKPFSYYLELVSALKKNFPGVQVKAWTAAEIHHFSKIAKMNYREVLTALKEAGLDAMPGGGAEIFSERVRTQIARAKVKAEGWLEVHRTAHELGIPTNATMLYGHIETLEERLDHMNRLRELQDESLAKGAKGFMSFIPLAFQPDGNRLAAELGKHEFTTGVDDLRNLAVARIYLDNIPHIKGYWATLTPEVSQVSLDWGVTDVDGTLIEERIVHAAGSPTPQGLSKEALAAFIQAAGRTPIERDAVYNVVKVWAQPTPALQREQVKVSRSANQGAKA
- a CDS encoding LacI family DNA-binding transcriptional regulator, whose protein sequence is MVHKRKPTIHEVARMAEVGIGTVSRVLNNHPSVREETRSRVLAAMENLGYSPNPHARRVAGGKSYTVSIMLPFVATEFYTRLLEGIEGVLLEERYDVAVFPLLSQSRLERYLKSHTLAYQTDGLIMASFDLSELYPGGQLPTDRPVVLVDAKSPRYDSVYMDNRLGGHLAAEYLARFPGGLYAIKVEEEIDLALSQTVFAERLEGFCDAAAEAGRPLRSGQVFKTRFSAEGGRLALQHFMAQAEPPYNIFAGADLIALGVLEEAEAHSLRIGQDVRVLGFDGQPWTATRGLSSLTQPVEAMGAQAARMLMERIHGYRGTPRAIRFEPTLLERASTGLPTPAYIP
- a CDS encoding S1C family serine protease; the encoded protein is MSLKASSVALVAVAALSGGVLWWGISSSQTQAPQAQTQIQAQAQTAQDQRALLENERNTVDLVQRFGNGVVYVAVRSVPQAQSQRLPFPGFDFFFGQPRPREGLGSGFVIDKEGYILTNFHVVQGSNPQITVRFHNDPKPYKATVVGTAEPLDLALIRVQGVPAQRLVPLVLGNSDQVLVGQKAIAMGNPFGLEFTVTEGVVSAVRQNRGAVAGAVGDSSGLVPTIIQTDAAINPGNSGGPLLNSRGEVIGINTAILSPSGAVIGEGQFAGVGFAIPINLAKQYLPDLKAGKKLDAAEISRRQPRIGVTVATLSNYPDAIIQRNRLPEQGLMIMSVEPNSPAAKAGLRAATRSVTLQLQTGETVDLGINGDVIIEADDQPIQDIFDLRAVLNSKPGQPVNLKIWRDGKEVTLQVTPQVQQR
- a CDS encoding menaquinone biosynthetic enzyme MqnA/MqnD family protein produces the protein MSYVLGVPRYANTSPLYHFLQESEELQFRYGVPTELNQWLLEGSVDLSLVSSYFYLANADRLRPLPDFSVADLGPVYSVNLFHKVPWDRLKRVALTTESATSVRLLRYLLEADGLRVEYTSEAGGLELLERYDGVLLIGDRAIQTYAGLLPALPESVHQVPWQVGGVQVTDLSMKWYERTRLPFVFAVWATRKDEPPPPAVVRKLRAARQKGLGNLETVSLAEARRLGVPQPLMQHYLWNFRYQLEAPDRLGLQAFAEAVGLAYPDDYWDV